From a single Gemmatimonadota bacterium genomic region:
- a CDS encoding ATP-binding cassette domain-containing protein, with protein MIRLDGLSRSFTQDGRETTAVDNVSLDVAAGESLCLIGESGCGKTTTLRLINRLLEPTAGRVLVEGKDTATVDPIALRRRMGYVVQSGALFPHLTVRANIGLLPRLEGWERARVRARVDELLELVRLSPRDFGHRFPSELSGGQRQRVGVARALALDPDILLMDEPFGALDPLTRRELQEEFHALKHTVQKTFVIVTHDLNEAFFLGDRVALMARGQLLQTGTIDDFRHSPATREVHRFLVRHLEEAGVTA; from the coding sequence GTGATCCGGTTGGACGGGCTCTCCCGCTCCTTCACGCAGGATGGGCGTGAGACGACCGCCGTCGACAATGTCTCTCTCGACGTCGCTGCCGGGGAAAGCCTCTGCCTGATCGGAGAAAGCGGCTGCGGCAAGACCACCACCCTACGCTTGATCAACCGCCTGCTCGAGCCAACCGCGGGCCGGGTTCTCGTCGAAGGGAAGGACACGGCCACCGTGGATCCCATCGCCCTGCGGCGACGCATGGGCTACGTGGTCCAGAGCGGGGCCCTTTTCCCGCACCTGACGGTGCGGGCCAATATCGGTCTGCTTCCGCGACTGGAGGGATGGGAACGGGCACGGGTCCGTGCACGGGTGGACGAGCTGCTCGAGTTGGTTCGACTCTCGCCGCGCGACTTCGGGCACCGGTTTCCGTCCGAACTGTCCGGCGGTCAACGCCAGCGGGTAGGCGTTGCCCGCGCCCTGGCCCTCGATCCGGACATCCTGCTGATGGACGAGCCGTTCGGTGCGCTGGACCCCCTCACGCGACGGGAGCTGCAGGAGGAGTTCCATGCGCTCAAGCACACCGTGCAAAAGACGTTCGTGATCGTCACCCACGACCTGAACGAGGCGTTCTTCCTGGGCGATCGCGTCGCGCTCATGGCGCGAGGTCAGCTGCTGCAAACCGGTACCATCGATGATTTCCGGC